From Deinococcus ruber:
GATTCGGGATACCAGCCGCTGCGCTTAAACGGTGCTGAGACGGCCACCAGCTTCCGGACGAGGTCTGGATGGCGAACGGCCGTCTGGAGAGCCACTCCACCTCCCATCGAATACCCCATGACATCGGCGCGGGGCAATCCCAGATGACGGATCAGGGCCGCGATATCGTCAGCCATCGTGTCGTAGCGCAGGGCACGCGCGATATCTGCGGTGCGCCCGTGGCCCTGAAGGTCGACGGTAATGACGTCCCGGCCCGCACTCAGCGCCGGAGTCAGCACGCTGTCGAACATGCCGGTCGCGCCGAATCCGCCGTGCAGGAGGAGGACGGGCACCGAGCCTTCCTGAGCCTGACCGGACCGCTCGTAATACAGGTCGAGTCCGTTGATGCTGGCATAGTTTCCCTGGCGGGTGGGGTATGCAGAGGTCTGGGTCATGGTCAATCTCCTGGGTTGGCGAGCGGCTGCGTGTCTGGTGCGTGCTCGGGGCGCGGGGCGGGTTTCATGAACAGCGCCAGAATGACCGCCAGGACAGCCAGGAAAGCCGACAC
This genomic window contains:
- a CDS encoding alpha/beta fold hydrolase yields the protein MTQTSAYPTRQGNYASINGLDLYYERSGQAQEGSVPVLLLHGGFGATGMFDSVLTPALSAGRDVITVDLQGHGRTADIARALRYDTMADDIAALIRHLGLPRADVMGYSMGGGVALQTAVRHPDLVRKLVAVSAPFKRSGWYPESLAGMDRMGAHIAAHMLQTPMYQQYAQVAPHPDDWPQLWDKMGDLLRQEYDWSAQIAALSMPTMIVVGDADSLAPSHAAEFFGLLGGGQRDGGWDQSGMTPHRLAILPGTTHYDIFMSALLPAAVTPFLSSEVQP